A stretch of the Ananas comosus cultivar F153 linkage group 14, ASM154086v1, whole genome shotgun sequence genome encodes the following:
- the LOC109720337 gene encoding L-type lectin-domain containing receptor kinase IV.1-like produces MQVWVDYDGTDAKLNVTLSPVNAIGTSTMKPTIPLISFAVNFSTVLLDRAMYVGFSSSTGSMMSSHYVIGWSFAMHVDQAPLLDYSKLPAIPRRNFKRRRWRSLGFELSEFSLFFMLLVTVAAFVVARRRSKNAELCEDGEVEFGPYRFSYRDLFRATNGFSEREQLGVGGFGRVYIGTLPSSGAEVAVKRVSHESRQGMREFVAEIASIGRLRHRNIVPLLGYCRQKGELLLVYDFVPNGRLDKYLHYGPDHKPALGWSQRFRIMKGVTVGLLYLHEEWEQVVVHRDVKASNVLLDGEMNAKLGDLGLARLYDHGIDPQTTHVVGTLGYLAPELARTGRATTATDVFSFGAFVLEVVCGRRPVEQPMVARQGEQFMLVDWVVENWQKGSILDTVDARLGGEYAREETKMALKLGLMCSHPHPSARPIMRLVVQYLEGHAPLPELSPVYLCFTNLSWSNYILKHNCLSMLPKLPSFRFSLLLLLILKLVASSPPEKEFTFNGFSGANLTLDGIATVSSDGLLILTNTAENQKSHAFHPSPLSFRRNLSDGSIASFSTTFIFAIVPTENAGIGGHGIAFAITPSTDFSNALSAQYFGLFNMSNNSDAANHIVAVELDTILNLELQDINDNHVGIDINGPVSYRAHTAGYYADDTGEFRNLTLISGNAMQVWVDYDGPDAKLNVTLSPVNAIGTPKTKPTKPLMSITVNLSAELLDLPVHVGFSAATYPLMTSQYVLGWSFAMSVDQAHAPPLNYSKLPAIPRTNLKGHKSRALGLGLAVASLVFVLLVTFVAFAAARWRSKYAELREDWEVEFGPHRFSYRDLFRATNGFRERELLGAGGFGKVYRGTLPTSRAEVAVKRVSHESRQGMREFVAEIVSMGRLRHRNIVQLLGYCRRKGELLLVYDFVPNGSLDKYLHYDRAHKPALGWSQRFRIVKGVAAGLLYLHEEWEQVVVHRDIKASNVLLDGEMNARLGDFGLARLYDHGTDPQTTHVVGTTGYIAPELARTGRATTATDVFAFGVFILEVACGRRPVEQPTVGWQGEQFLLVDWVTENWRKGLILDTVDAGLEGEYAREEAEMVLKLGLMCLHPHAAARPSMRLVVQYLEGRAPLPEPSPAYLGFTKLSLPHNVGFDDYVASYPSSLPSASTLSGGR; encoded by the exons ATGCAAGTGTGGGTCGACTATGACGGCACAGATGCGAAGTTGAACGTTACGCTCTCTCCTGTGAATGCCATTGGAACGTCGACGATGAAGCCTACTATACCACTGATATCGTTCGCGGTCAACTTTTCCACCGTGCTGCTTGATCGGGCCATGTACGTGGGCTTCTCCTCGTCGACGGGCTCCATGATGTCGTCACACTACGTCATCGGATGGAGCTTCGCCATGCACGTAGATCAGGCCCCACTCCTTGACTACTCAAAGCTACCTGCGATCCCCCGCAGGAATTTCAAACGCCGCAGGTGGAGGTCTCTGGGCTTTGAGTTATCTgagttttctttatttttcatgcTGCTGGTGACCGTTGCTGCATTCGTGGTGGCAAGGCGGCGGAGCAAGAACGCGGAGCTGTGTGAGGATGGGGAGGTGGAGTTCGGGCCCTACCGGTTCTCATACAGAGACCTCTTCCGAGCGACCAATGGGTTCAGTGAGAGGGAGCAACTGGGAGTCGGCGGCTTCGGGAGGGTCTACATAGGAACGTTGCCGAGTTCTGGAGCAGAGGTGGCAGTGAAGAGGGTCTCCCACGAGTCACGGCAGGGGATGAGGGAGTTCGTGGCGGAGATCGCCAGCATCggccgcctccgccaccgcaatATTGTGCCGCTGCTCGGCTACTGCCGCCAAAAGGGGGAGCTTCTCCTGGTCTATGACTTCGTTCCCAACGGTAGGCTCGACAAGTACCTGCACTACGGCCCGGACCACAAACCGGCTCTTGGGTGGTCCCAGAGGTTCCGAATCATGAAGGGTGTCACGGTGGGGCTACTCTATCTTCACGAAGAGTGGGAACAAGTCGTTGTGCACAGAGACGTTAAGGCGAGCAATGTGCTGCTGGATGGCGAGATGAATGCCAAGCTGGGAGATCTCGGTCTCGCGAGGCTGTACGATCACGGCATTGATCCGCAGACGACCCACGTAGTGGGGACGTTGGGTTATCTCGCGCCGGAGCTTGCCAGGACGGGGAGGGCAACCACCGCCACCGATGTCTTCTCTTTCGGGGCTTTTGTCTTAGAG GTTGTTTGCGGGCGGAGGCCAGTGGAGCAACCGATGGTCGCCCGGCAAGGCGAGCAATTCATGTTGGTGGATTGGGTGGTCGAGAACTGGCAGAAGGGCTCGATTCTCGATACGGTGGATGCCAGATTGGGAGGAGAGTACGcgagggaggagacgaagaTGGCGCTGAAGCTGGGGCTGATGTGCTCGCACCCGCACCCATCGGCGCGGCCGATCATGCGGCTGGTTGTGCAGTACTTGGAGGGCCACGCGCCCCTTCCGGAGCTGTCGCCGGTTTATCTCTGCTTCACCAATCtctcat GGAGCAATTATATTCTAAAG CATAACTGTTTGTCGATGCTACCGAAGCTTCCATCCTTCcgcttctctcttcttctccttctcattCTTAAGCTTGTGGCATCTTCTCCTCCTGAAAAAGAATTCACCTTCAATGGATTCTCCGGAGCCAACCTCACCCTCGACGGCATCGCGACGGTGTCCTCCGACGGCCTCTTAATCCTAACAAACACAGCAGAGAACCAAAAAAGCCACGCCTTCCATCCTTCTCCTCTCAGCTTCCGCCGCAACCTCTCCGATGGTAGTATCGCCTCCTTCTCCACCACCTTCATCTTCGCCATCGTCCCGACCGAGAATGCCGGCATCGGCGGCCACGGGATCGCCTTTGCAATCACCCCCTCGACGGACTTCTCTAATGCCTTATCTGCCCAGTACTTTGGCTTATTCAACATGAGCAACAACAGCGATGCCGCCAACCATATCGTCGCTGTCGAGCTCGACACGATACTCAACCTTGAGCTCCAAGACATCAATGACAACCACGTCGGGATCGACATCAACGGGCCGGTGTCATACAGGGCTCACACCGCCGGGTACTACGCGGATGATACTGGAGAGTTCAGGAACTTGACCCTCATCAGTGGCAATGCCATGCAAGTGTGGGTTGACTACGATGGCCCAGATGCGAAGTTGAACGTTACGCTCTCCCCTGTAAACGCAATTGGAACGCCGAAGACGAAGCCTACTAAGCCGTTGATGTCTATCACAGTCAACCTCTCCGCCGAGCTGTTAGACTTGCCCGTGCACGTGGGCTTCTCCGCGGCGACGTACCCCCTGATGACGTCGCAATACGTCCTCGGATGGAGCTTCGCCATGAGCGTAGATCAGGCTCATGCCCCGCCCCTGAACTACTCGAAGCTGCCCGCGATCCCCCGCACGAATCTCAAAGGCCATAAGTCGAGGGCTCTGGGCTTGGGGTTGGCCGTGGCTTCTTTAGTGTTCGTGCTGCTGGTGACGTTTGTGGCGTTTGCTGCGGCACGGTGGCGGAGCAAGTATGCTGAGCTGCGTGAGGATTGGGAGGTGGAGTTCGGGCCCCACCGGTTCTCATACCGAGACCTCTTCCGAGCCACAAACGGCTTTAGGGAGAGGGAGCTGTTAGGAGCCGGCGGCTTCGGCAAGGTCTACAGAGGAACGTTGCCGACTTCACGGGCAGAGGTGGCGGTGAAGAGGGTCTCCCACGAGTCACGGCAGGGGATGCGGGAGTTCGTGGCGGAGATTGTCAGCAtgggccgcctccgccaccgcaacATCGTGCAGCTGCTCGGCTATTGCCGTCGCAAGGGGGAGCTTCTCCTGGTCTACGACTTCGTCCCCAACGGTAGCCTCGACAAGTACCTGCACTACGACCGGGCTCATAAGCCTGCACTCGGGTGGTCCCAGAGGTTCCGGATCGTGAAGGGTGTTGCGGCGGGACTCCTCTATCTTCACGAAGAGTGGGAGCAAGTCGTTGTGCACAGAGACATCAAGGCGAGTAATGTACTGCTGGACGGCGAGATGAACGCCAGGCTGGGGGATTTCGGTCTCGCGAGGCTGTACGATCACGGCACCGATCCGCAGACGACGCATGTGGTGGGGACGACGGGTTACATTGCGCCAGAGCTCGCAAGGACCGGTAGGGCAACCACCGCCACCGATGTCTTCGCTTTCGGAGTTTTCATCTTAGAG GTTGCTTGCGGCCGGAGGCCGGTGGAGCAACCGACGGTGGGCTGGCAAGGGGAGCAATTCCTGTTGGTGGATTGGGTGACCGAGAACTGGCGGAAGGGTTTGATTCTCGATACAGTGGATGCCGGATTGGAAGGAGAGTACGCGAGGGAGGAGGCGGAGATGGTGTTGAAGCTGGGGCTGATGTGCTTGCACCCGCACGCGGCGGCGCGGCCTAGCATGCGGCTGGTCGTGCAGTACTTGGAGGGCCGTGCGCCCCTCCCAGAGCCGTCGCCGGCTTATCTCGGCTTCACCAAACTATCATTGCCTCACAATGTTGGTTTTGATGACTATGTTGCCTCCTATCCATCTTCCCTGCCGAGTGCATCTACTCTCTCCGGAGGAAGATGA